The Gemmatimonas aurantiaca T-27 DNA segment GCTTGGGCGTGAAGAGTTCGGTGTAGGGGTCGTTGAGCTCCTTCACGAGCCCGCGGGCGGCCTTTTCGTAGAGCTGCTGCGCGTCGAGCGTGTCGACGTAACGCAGAGCCACGAAGGTCAGCACCTGGTCGAGTAGTTGTGCACCGCCGCGCGTTGCCTTGGCCTGCAGGGCAAAGCCCGAGGCGAGCAGGGGGACGAGCACGATCGCGGCCAGTGCCGCCTTGCGATTCCGGGTCATGCGGGGTCTCTCGAAGGAAGGACCAGAAAAGTACTGCTCTTACGTACGCGTCGGAAAAGGTGCTGTTCCCGGTCGATATCCGAAGGGACCGGTCTGTATCACCTTCCCCTACCCGCTGAGCTCAGCTTTCGTCGCGCGGCCGGGAACCGAGGACGTAATCCACGTGCCACTGCCGGTCGTACTGCCGAATGGCGATGTCCCGCACCAGCCCGGCACTCAACAGCATTTCGTGCGCTGGTTGTAGGACGCGCTGGAGGTGGGAAGGGTATCGCTGGGTCAGCGGCAACTGCTCGGCCAGGCGCTCGAGGGGAATACGCCAGGAGAGGCGTCCATCGGCCCGGGCCACTTCAAGGATGCGGTACAGACGACGGGCAACCGGGGACGAAAGGGCGTGATACCGTGCCGCGGAGATCGTCACCACATGTCGCGCGGCCAGATTGGCGCGCAGGGTGCCTGACAGCGTGACCCGGGCGTCGCCGGGTTCGCCGGCGGCCAGGTTGCCGAACAGATGGAGTTGTTCGCGGTCGGCCACCCGTCGGCGCTGCACGGAGACGGTGGAGAGGACCGTGAAGCTGGTATCGGCGTGGGCGGACTGCGCCGACCAGTAGGCGCCGATCGACTCGAGCGTGGTGCGTTCGAGTCGGGAGAGGGCGGCCCGGAGCTGCTCGTAGGTGCGCCCATCGGCGCGGCGGCCCATGGAGCGCAGGAAGGCGTGCAGGGTGAAGGTGATGGCCCCGTCGGCCGGGGCGCCCGCTTCGTGATAGCGGTGCAGCAGCTCGACGTAGACGTCCTGGTCGAAAGTACCGGGCAGGCGATCGCCAGGCGCGGGGATAACACGCCAGCGCCCACCGTTCTCGGTAGTAAACGAGACGGGCACATCGTCTGCGGAGTCGCTCAGACGGAAGAGCGGGAGTTCCTCGAGCGAGCGATCGAGGATGACTCCACGCGCAGCCGGGCGGCGGCGGGCGGCGAGTGACATCGCGGTGAAAGGTGGGCGAGGCGTGCGGCGGGCGCTAGGCGGGGACAATGGGAACTGCGGGAGATGGAACTGCGGGGGCTGGAACTACGGAAGCTGGAGGGACGGGAGCTGGGGGAACGGGAGCTGGAATGACGGGAGCTGGGACTACGGGGAAGAGCGGGAGTTGGAACGACGGTGGACTACGGGAAGACTACGGCTGGAGGTGTTTGGCGTAGGTGGCGATATCGGTGTTACCCCCGCAGACCACGACGCCGACTTGTTGGCCGGCGAGTTGTTCACGCAATGGGAAGCGCAGGGCGGCCATCGCTGCGGCACCTGCGGGTTCGACCACCAGCTTGGCGCTGCGGAACAGCGTGCGCATGCCATCGCGGATCTGGTCGTCGCTCACGAGCACGATGTCATCGATGAAGCGTTTGTTGAGCGCATACGAATACGGCTCTGAGCGTGGCGAACCAAGAGAGTCGGCGATCGTGCGTACGGCTTCGATGGTCTGTGGGGAGCCGGCTTGGAAGCTGCGGTAGAGACTGTCGGCGCCTTCGGGTTCCACGACGTACACCTTTGTCGTGGGACGCCACTGTTTCACCGCGCAGGCGATGCCGCCGGTGAGACCGCCGCCACCGGAAGCCACGATGATGGCGTCGAGTGCGGTGTTCACCTCCGCCATTTGCTCCATGAACTCGAGGCCGACCGTGGCCGTGCCCAGTGCAGTCAGTGGGCCTTCAAACGGATGCACCTGCGTGCGGCCTTCGTCGGCGATGATCTCTTCGACACGCTCGAAGGCGATGTGAATGGTGTCGACGAGTTCGGCGATGCCACCGAGATCGCGGAAGAGCTGAATGCGATACGGGTTTGCCGTGCGGGGCATGACCACCTTCGCGGTCGTGCCGAGTTGCCGTGCCGAGTAGGCGAGCGAGATGGCGTGATTGCCCGCGGAGACACCGGTCACGCCGCGCTCGCGCGCTTCCGGTGTGAGCTCGGCCATCACGGTGAGTGCACCGCGCGGCTTGAAGCTGCCGGTGTGCTGGAAGAGTTCTTCCTTGAGCCACACGCCGGTGGTGGCGCCCACTTCGGCTGAGAGGGCGTCGTCGAAGATGCGGCGAACCGGTGTGGTGATCACACGATTCCCGAGACGTTCACGCGCGGCGCGGATGTCTTCGAGCGAAGGAAACGGAACCGTTTCAGGTGTGTACGTCACGGCTACAGCATCTCGGGTTGCATCACCTTCTCCGTCACCTTGCCGTTCTCGACACTCACGTAGTACACCTTGGCGTCGGCGCGGGTGTGCACGACCCGCTTCACTGCGTTGTCTTCGAAGTAGATGCCGGCATCGTTGTCGCAGGCATAGCCAGGCTTCATCTCTCCTGAGCCGATCAGCTTGTGGTACAGCGGACGGCGACCGGCTTCGGCGTCGTAGTGCGGTGAGTGACTGCCCTTGAGGAAGCCAAGACACTTCACGATGGACAGCGCCTTCGGGCGCGAGTCGGTGGTGCCTTCTTCGAACCAGCACAGCGAACCCGCTGACGCCCCACCGAGTACGATGCCGCGGTCCCAGGCTTCGCGCAGCACGACATCGATACCCTGCGCTTTCCAGATGGCCTGTTGATTGAGCGTGTTGCCGCCGGAGCAGACGATGGCGTCGGCCGAAAGCAGCACTTCATCCCAGCCTTGGGTCTGCGAAAGACTTTCGATGAAGACGTTCTGCACGAACGGCTCCACGTTGAGTGGTGCGCAGGCCTGGAAAAAGCCGATGGAGGTCTCTGGCGCATCAGCCGATGCGGTGGGCAAGAAGCAGATCCGCGGGCGTGACTTGCCGGTGAGTTGCGCCATGTAGCCGATGAACTTCGTCCGGAAACCGCCGCCGGCAATGAGGATCTTGCGAGTGGCGCGCGGAGCGTTGGAGGCGATGTCGGTCATGGGCAGGGGCTCGGCGGCGTGGGCGGGTGAGAAGGAGGGGATCAGGGCGCCGGAGGCGATGGCGCCTGCCGCACCGAAGGACGTGGAGACAAAGTCGCGACGTTTCATGTGGACTCTCCGGGAGGTTCGCCGAGGATACCATCGTGGAGGGGGCTTCCGCCGTGGCCAGCGGCATTCCAGTACCCCGATGCACGTTCGTGCCACGCATGACGCAGGGTCACGTGCAGCAGCGGATCGGCCAGGAATTCACGTGGCACGCGGGCGGCCGATGCACGATCTGTGGCCACACCGGCCATGTCGCGCACTTGTTGTGCGATCTGCTCGGCTTCGTCCATGGGCAGCAGGTCGAGATGTGTGCCGAGGATGAGCTGGATGTCGTCGAGCGTGAGCACGTAACCGAGACAGACATCGTCGGGTTGTTCACCCAGTGTGCCCGCATCGTCGTACACGAAGGCCGTGGTACCGGTGAGCAGGTCGTGCAGGCCGTAACCGACTCCCACGTCCACCTGCGTCACGCGCCAGAGTCCGATGCGCGACTCGTGTTGCGCGATGAGCAGCGCGTCCACGTCGGCATCCATGCGTGCGCCGTGACGGGCGCGTTGCATCTCGAGCCATTGCACGGCGGGCGTGGCCGTGGTGGCCGAGGCCGGGCGATGATGCAGCAACCAGTGGGCGTAGAAACTCTCGTCGTATTCAGAGAGTTCATTGTCGGGGCCACCGGCGAATTGATCGAGGGCGGCATTGGCCCACTCGGCGCCGAGTTTGCGATCACACCAGTCGAGCAGCTCCTGATGGATGCGCCGATCGCGCTCGATGAGTTGCACGGCGCGCTGCAGGCGCTCGCGTTCGGGCGCAGGCAGGGCCGCGACTTCGGGGGGCACGGCGGCGCCGTGGCATTTCTTGAACTTGCGGCCTGAGCCACAGGGGCAGGGCGCGTTGCGATCGACGGACACAGAGCGACTGCGAAAGGGATCCGACAGGAAGGCTGGCGTTGTGACGGTGTTACGCCAGCGTGATGACCTGCCCCGTGATATTGCGGGCGGCTGGGCTCACGAGGAAGGCTACCACGTCGGCCACCGATTCGCGCTCCACGTAAAACGTCTTGTCTCCCATATCGGCGAGATTGGTCGCCGTACGGATGGCGGTTGGCGCCACGGCGTTGGCGCGCACACCGTGAGCTTTTTCGTCGAGTGCGACCGTGCGCATGAGGGCAAGCACACCACTTTTGGCAGCGGCGTAGGCGGCGAGGCCCTTGGGGGAACCGCCTGGCAGCGCCGACGCGGAGCCAAAGTAGACGAGACTGCCTTTGGCCTCCCGCAGGGCGGGCAGGAACGCGCGCGTGGTGGCGAAGGCCGTGTCGACGTTGATGGCGAATTGCTGGTGCCAGGCGTCGGGATCGGCTTCGTCGAGTGGGCCCGTCGCGCCAAACCCGCCGGCAACGCAGACGACAGCATGCACACGGCTCGTCTTGTGCGCCAACAACACCTCGGCTGCCACCGATTCGGCGGCCGCTGGACTGGCCAGGTCGGCGGCGTGGGCGGTGAAGCGCTGGCCGGATGGTGATGCGGTCAACTCAGCGGTACGGGCCTGCGCTTCATCCAGCGTGCGGCCGATCAGCGCGAGGGAGAAACCTGTCGCCGCAAAGTGGGCGGCGAGGGTTTCACCGAGTTGGCTGGGACGGCCAGCGCCGGTGATGACAACAAGTGCGTTGGGAAATTTGGTCGCGTTTGGCATGGCATGCTCATCTTCGTGTCGACAGTATTGGCAGGGTCGTTCCGAGACGCGAGGTATTGTTTCGCGCACCCAACGTGCCGACCCATGACCTGAACTACAACTGTATGCCCGGATTCTGGATGGTGCGAGCTGGCGAGGGGGGATATCTCGCCAAGGAGTTTGTGGAGAAGGAGTGTGTCGCTGTCGGATTCGATGGCGTTGGATCATTTGAGCAGCTGACCACTCTCGGTGCCTTCAAGGGGAGACTGCTCGGGGTCTATCCCGATGATTCTCCTGGAAAGCGAGCAGGAGCAGCTGGGGTGGGTCACAAGTTTCGCACGCTAGTTCAGCGGGGCGACCGCATCCTCACGTATGATCCGGATACCCGACTGTACCATCTGGGTCGTGTAGAGGGGGACTACGAGTATCGCCCCGGGTTTGTGAGCGACTATTCACACGTGCGAAGAGTGAAGTGGGATCGGCAGATTCTTCGCGACACGCTCTCCTCAGGCGTTCGCAATACACTGGGATCCACTCTCACGTTGTTCGAGCCGGGTGATGCGATATTGCAGGAGATGCTGAGGTCGGGAGTATCCGCAGAGACTCCCGCCGTCCTGGATGAGGAGGATCGAGGTGACGAGACGACCATCTATCTCGAACAGTTAAGCCGCTCACATGAATTCATCGCGGATCGGGTCAACCGGCTGTCTCCCCATGAAATGGAACAGCTGCTGGCTGCTCTTCTTCGGACCATGGGATTCAAGGCCCGCGTAACGCTACCTGGGCCCGATCGAGGGCGGGATGTAGTTGCTTCTCCTGATGGTCTCGGCCTTCAGAGTCCGCGCATTTTCTGTGAAGTCAAACATCGCAAGGGTTCGATCGGTGCGCCGGAGGTTCGTAGCTTCACTTCCACGCTGCGGGGAGATGATCGCGGGCTGTTTCTCAGCACAGGTGGGTTCACGCGGGAGGCGAAGTATGAAGGTGACCGCTCACACGTGCCCGTCACTCTTGTGGATCTGGAAGAGCTGGTACGCCTTGTGGTTGAACACTATGAGCAGTTCGATACTGTCGGTCGCGCGCTGATCCCGCTGGACCGGGTATACTAGCCCGTGGGGTAACAGAACCGCACAGCGCAAGGTTCCTCGAGGGTTCCTCAACGTCTGCTGTACGCTCTCATGCGCCCGGGTCACGCAGCGATCGCCCACTCACTGCTTAGCAATTCCGCCTGCTCCAACACCGTCTGCGTGGCCCGCTCCTGTTTGTCAGGTGGATAGCCGTACTTGCGGAGGATGCGTTTGACGTACACGCGCAATTGCGCGCGCATGTTGTCGCGGATGGCCCAGTCGATCGACACATTCTTTCGGATTGTGGCTACGAGTTCACGGGCAATGACCCGCAGTTGCTCGTCTCCGAGCACCTGAACGGCGCTGTCGTTCACTTCGAGCGCGTCGTAAAACGCCAGTTCATCGTCGGTGAGCCCAAGCGCCTCGCCGCGGGCGTTGGCGGCCCGCATGTCCTTGGCCAGCTTGATGAGTTCTTCGATGATTTGTGCGGTTTCCACCGCCCGGTTCTGATACCGGCGCAGCGCCTGCTCCAGCAGGCCGGCAAACGAGCGCGCCTGCACTACGTTGCGCCGTGAGCGGGTCCGGATTTCTCCTTTCAGCAGTTTCTGCAACAGCTCCACGGCCAGATTGCGGTGCGGCATGCCACGCACCTCCGCCAGAAACTCATCGGAGAGAATCGAGATATCCGGCTTCTTGAGCCCCGCCGCGGTGAATACGTCGATGACTTCGTCCGACACGAGCGCCTTGGAAACGATCTGCCGAATGGCGTGTTCCACATCGCTTCTCGGTCGAGCTCTGCCCACCTCGTTCTTGGCCAGCACAGCCCGAACAGCCTGGAAGAATCCCACATCGTCGCGAATGTGCATGGCGGTGTCGTGAGGCACGGCCAAGGCAAAGGCGCGCGTCAGTTCGCTGACATGCCGCATGAGGCGCTCCTTGCCGTCTGGAAGTGCCAGCACATGCTCCTGAGCCGCCGGCAAAAGGGACAGTCGCTGCTGCGCCGTGCCAACATACCACGCGCTACGGTCAAAACCGTGGAATAGGCCGACACAGATCTCATGCTTCTCCAACATTACGGCCACGGCCTCTTCCTGATCGAGTGCCGTCTTGCCCGTGCCTCCTGCTTCAGTGTAGGTGGCGAGTGCACTCTTGAGCGCATCGGCAAGACCCAGATAGTCCACCACGAGCCCACCCGGTTTGTCCTTGAATACGCGATTCACTCGGGCGATGGCTTGCATGAGCCCGTGGCCTCGCATCGGCTTGTCCACGTACATCGTGGCGAGGCTCGGGCAGTCGAAGCCCGTGAGCCACATGTCGCGCACGATGACGAGTCGAAATCCACTCGATCCATCGCGGAATCGGGTGGCGAGGGCCTCGCGGTCAGTCTTGTTGCGGATGTGAGGCTGCCAGTCGACGGGGTCGCTCGCCGATCCGGTCATGACGATCTTCAGCAGTCCTTCGTCGTTGCGATCACTGTGCCATTCAGGACGCAGCGCGACAATTCTGTTGTACAACGCCACCGCAATGCGTCGACTCATGACCACGATCATGGCCTTGCCGTCGAGCACCTCGTTGCGGCGCTCGAAGTGATCCACGATATCCCGGGCAATGAGATCGAGTCGCGTGTCGGCGCCGGCGATGACCTCGAGCTGCGCCCATTTGCTCTTGAGTTGCTCCTTGCGCTCGACTTCCTCTCCTTCCGTGACTTCCTCGAATGCCGAATCGATGCCCAACTTCTCTGATTCTGCAAACTCAAGTTTTGCCAAGCGGCTTTCGTAGTAGATGGGTACAGTCGCTCCGTCGACCACCGCGCGCTGGATATCGTACACGCTGATGTATTCGCCGAACACCTGCCGCGTGTTGGCATCGGCTTTTTCGATCGGTGTTCCGGTGAATCCCACGAACGAGGCGTTTGGCAAAGCATCGCGCATGTGTCCGGCGAAGCCATCGTGGAATTCGTACTGACTGCGGTGCGCCTCGTCGGCAATGACGATCACATTGCGGCGGTCCGAGAGCGGGGGATGTTTGTCGCCCCGTTCATCGGGCATGAACTTCTGGATGGTGGTGAAAATCACGCCACCCGCGCTCACGGCGAGTTGCTTCCGCAGGTCGGCGCGGTCCTTGGCCTGCACCGGTTCCTGGCGCAGCAGGTTGCGGCAACGCGCGAAGGTGCCGAACAGTTGTTCGTCCAGATCGTTGCGGTCGGTGATCACCACCACCGTGGGGTTGGCCATGCCGGGGTGCAGGATCACCCGTCCGGCATAGAAGGCCATGGTGAGACTCTTCCCCGATCCCTGGGTGTGCCACACCACGCCGACGCGGCGGTCGCCGGGTTCCCCACCGGGTTGCTCACCGGATGAATAGCGCCCGATGTTTTCGGCAATACGGTCGGGGTTGACGCTGCGCGCGGCCCGCAGGGTTTCTTCCACCGCCACGTTGACGGCGTGATACTGGTGATATCCCGCCAACTTTTTGACGAGCGGGCCGTCATCTTCCTGCTCGAAGGCCACGAAGTAGTGCAGCAGGTCGAGGAAGCGACGGTGTTCGAACACACCGTGCAGCAAGACTTCCAGCTCAGACAGTGAACTCGGCGCACTCGTGGTTCCGCTCACCGTGCGCCAAGGCTTGAACCATTCCTTGCCGGCGCCGAGCGCGCCGATGCGCGCCTGAACCCCGTCGGAAATCACCAGAGCCAGATTGCTGGTGAACAGGGTCGGGATCTGTGCCTGATAGGTCTGCAACTGCTGCCAAGCCGACCAGATGGTGGCGTTTTCGTCGGCGGCGTTCTTGAGTTCGAGCACGGCAAGTGGCAGTCCGTTGACAAACACCACCACGTCAGGCCGGCGGTGGTGTTGTCCCTCGGCCACGGAGAACTGGTTGACGGCCAGCCAGTTGTTGTTCGTCGGCGTGTCGAAGTCGAAGATCTGCACCTGTCCGCCGCCAATTGATCCGTCGGGACGCCGAAACTCGACCTCCACGCCATTCAGCAGCATGCGATGCATGGCGCGATTGCGGTCCATGGCCGACGGGGCGTCGAGGCGGGTCAGTTTGCGGTACGCCTCGTCGATGGCCTCCGCCTGAAGCAACGGATTGAGGCGGAGGAGGGCTGCGCGGAGCCGGTGTTCCAGGACCACGTCGCGATAGCCGGGGTCGCTGCGTTCGGCGCCAGGTTCTCCGGCTGCCATATCGGGACCGTGCCGGACCTCATAACCGAGCCCGGCCAGCCACTCGAGGGCGGCGTCTTCGACGATCGATTCAGAGAAACGAGGCATTCCGTCCGGTGGGATCCGGGAAAGGCTTAAATAAGCAAGTCAATGACTTGCAATTGTTTAGGAGCTTTGTGACATCGCTGTCATGCGATGCCGTTAAATGAACTCGGTGTTCGGGATTTGGCGAGGATGGTGGCTGAACGGGATCTGGTTTTTCCAACCAGCGGCTACTCCGATCGAACGCGGTAGGCCTGCGCCGGATGATTGGGCTCGTTGGGGTGTGTCATCTGGATGACACCGTCCTGAACCATGGGCTGCAGATATTGTTCGCGAATGTACGCGGGGTTTCGGCGGAGCACCGTACTCAGTTCGTCTATTTGCCAGGCTCGGAGAGTCAGCAGTTCCTTGATCACTGTCTTGACCTGCTGAGGGCGGGATCGTTCACCGAGGCCGCCGACCAAAGCGGCCACATCTCCCGGCACCGGGGCGAGAAGCGTACTTCGCCGCTCTTTGGCAGCCAGTTGCTCCAAATCCGGTCTGTTAGCTAGGGACCTCGACTCCCCAGATAGCGGCGGGAGGTCCCCAGACAAGGATGGGAACTCCCCAGATAAGGCGGAGAGCTCCACAGATAAGGGCAAAGACTCCACAGATAAGGAAGCAACGGATGCACCGGACTTCGAGCTGGCGCTGGTGCCTTGGTCGAAGCTGGATGCTGCTGTTGCATTCCCCGCCATGCCCTTGAGACGAAGCCCCGGGACATAGAAGGTGGCTGAACCACGCCCCTTCTGTTCCAACACGGCAGCATCTCTCAATCGCCGGAGTGCCTGACTGGCCGCAAGGGTATCGACCCGGTTCAGCTGCCGATAGCTGGCGTTGTCGATTGCGCCGGCTTCACGGACAACGATCAGCGCCTTCGCATCTTCATCCGTGAGATGGAGATCGCGAAAATTGGCGAGCCACGCGATATCGTCTGCGCCGAGAAAATGATGAAAGAGGTAGCGGGCGACGAATTCATCGCGGCCTCGATCGCTTTCGAAAACCGGCGGCGTGAGGCCGGCCTCGGACATCATTTCCCGCATAACCCGAATCCCGCTGCCCTTCGTTTCGGCGAAACGGGTCTCGTGCAGGATTGCGGCGATCTTTGGATTGCGCGGCTGGGACCCGGGTTCGCCAAGATGCTCGGGTGACTTGAGCGAGAACCCCGGGTTACGAATCTCCAGCCGATTGGCGTAGCGGATGATCTGCACCGGGCCATGATTGCGGTAACTGCGGTGCATGACCGCGTTCACGAGCGCCTCGCGAATCACTCGCTGCGGAATGATAGGCGTGTCCGTGCGTTGCAGTTGGCCTTCCTCGAGACCAAAGGACTGAGGCAGGTCGTCCAATACGGCGGCCTGTGCCCGCCGAATTAACTTGAAGAGCGGATCCCGGAGCTCGACAGTATCGAACCGTTTCTCCGGATCCGGCACCCACTCCTTTCCCGGGACGCGGATATAGTCCACGCGCGTCATGGGAAAGCAGCGACGCAATGCCTGGCGCGTACCGAAGACAATCAGACCAGCAACGGTCGGCTTCCAGTCCTCGCCTTTGGCGTGCCGACGTACTGCGCCAAGCGCCTGCAGCAGCTCGAGATCGGTCCAGCGAAGCGCTTCCGCGTCAACGTTAAACTCCGACTGCGAACGCCGGTACTCGGCGATCGCCTCCGACGAAATGTCCTCGAGTGAGGCATCAGCCACGATCCCACTGTCATAACTCTGCTGCTCCCGGCCCTGATAGAGGAGCGCCACATCGTCATCGGTGCAGCGCTGATCGGTACTGCCGACACGCCGGAAAGCGCCCTTGGGCAAACCCGTATTCTTGAAGAATATGGGCTTGTCGTGTGGTGGTGCTTCGGGAACCGTGACCACGATAACGGGCTTCCCATCGACCTGCTCGGTCGACACGTCCACCCGCACCGGCACGTTGAACATGTCGCGGCACTGCGTGGCAATCTCCGCTGACACCTTGTCCGGCTGTGCAACGCCAACTGCCGAATAGCTTGGGAAGAGTGAGAGGTCATCGCGTTCAACGCCGAGCAGAATGCTGCCACCGCCGAGGCCGGGCTCGTTGGAGAACGCACACACGGTCTCGAGCAATGACCGGCCGGTGTCACTGCCGCGCTTGGCCTCGATATGTTCGTGCTCATCGAGTGCATTCAGGCTCTCGAGGAGTTCAATGGCGCTCATCGATGGTCCTATGCGGGAGTGGAAGAGGCTGTCGATCGGGAAAGGGGAGACGGTCCGGCGACGACATTGCTACAAAGCTACGCCGACGAATCGCTCGGCGTCTTTCACACGAAGCTCGCCGGAGATGAGTTTGGGGAGCAGGGTGTCGCGGAGGGCTGTCAATGTGCGCGACGCCTTTGCGCATGCCACGATTCGCTCATAAAGTGGTCGCGCAAGTCGGTCGAATGCGTCCATGATACACGCACGAGGAGCGACCATGGGAATAGGGCGAAAATTTGCCTTGCTGATCTCGAGAAATGTCGAGCCATTCGCGCGGCTGACAATCTGATCATGCGCGAAACTCGCCCAAAGTAGGAGGAACAAGTTCGATACCCCTGCCTTTGGCTTCATCGCGATGAAGCCCTGATTGATGGCAACCGGAGTCTCGGCTACAGCCAAATAACCAATTGGTGCACGCGAGGACAGCAGAACGGTTCCGCGAGGGAGCAGTCCCGAGCCGATCTGCGAGAGACCAAGACTAGTTACGTAACGCTCCGTTTCGAGCAGAACAGGAACAGAGAGTCCCGACAGATCTTTGGGAGTGGCCCAGGCGTGGGTGCCGTCTTCCCAAAATGTTGGCTCCTTCGTGCTGGGAGTACCACCGCCAACAACATCCGCGAGATCTCCAATCGTCTTGAGTTCCCAATTGTTCGGGATCTCTCCCATCTCCGAACCTTCGAACGAATCGGGGAATAGCTCTGCGATTGGCTGAGGAAGACAATGATGACGACCGTCAGCCTTGGCGCGAACGGGATCGAAATCCACGAACCACGACTTGAAGAGCGCGCGCGCCATTTCCTCCAGCGTTTCGCTCATGCGTCGGTTCAGCTCGATCTTATCGTCGAGCGTGCCGAGGATGTGGGCGATGGCGCGTTGTTCGTCTAGCAGCGGTCGGGAGAACCTGAAGCGCTTTATCCGTTCAGGTGATGTGTGCTTTACTGTAGTGCCAGTAGCGCTAGCGAGAACTTCATTCCGATAGTCAGCGCTGCACAAGAGGTAGTGAAGGAACCTGCTGTCGATTGCTTGCTGATCCTTCACGAGGATCTTGCCGAGTCGCTGGTTGTGCAGGTATCTCCGGCCATCGGATCGTGCAGGAACGAAAGCAGGCAAACCAAGCGTGTCGGACTGTTTGCTGAGGTCCGTCATAGTTACTAGCAGGTCAGCCTCAGCAAGAACGAAGTCCCCAGGTACCGGGCCGTCGAAATACTTGAATTTATCGCTCTTGAATCCACCGCCTATCGAGAAGTTGCCCGGCGTAAGCAAGATGTCGCCACGTGACTCATCGCGGATAAACTCGCCTTGAAATGCGAATCCGTGCTTAATATCGATCAATTCACCGAGCGAGCACTCGCGCCACTCACCTCCCATACCCAAGCTCCTTCAGGTTGGCGAGAATTGAAGCGTCGAGATCAGCCGACTCGATCTGTTGTTCGTGCAATTGCGCAGATAGCCGCCGCATCTTCAGCTCAAACGGCTCCCCATCATCCTCAATGTCTTCGGCGCCAACATAGCGACCCGGCGTCAACACATGCCCATGCTGGCGGATCTCGTCGATGTAAACACTCTTGCAGAACCCGGCCACATCCGCGTACTCACCAGCGTCCTTGTCACCACGCCAAGCGTGATACGTGTCGGCAATATTTGCGATGTCGGCATCGGTCAGTTCACGGCGCACACGATCGGCCATTGAGCCGAGCTTGCGCGCATCGATGAACAGCACGTGCCCGCGCCGATCACGGAAGCGCCCGTTGCGTTTGTTGCGCGCCAGGAACCACAGACACACGGGAATCTGCGTGGAGTAGAACAACTGCCCCGGCAGCGCCACCATGCAGTCCACGAGATCGGCTTCCACAATCGTTTTGCGGATCTCGCCTTCACCCGACTGGTTGGACGACATGGAGCCATTGGCCAGCACGAAGCCGGCGAGTCCGGTGGGAGACAAATGATGAATGAAATGCTGCACCCAGGCGAAGTTCGCATTGCCTGCGGGCGGCGCTCCGTACGCCCAGCGCTGATCGTCCTTCAGCAGTTCGCCGCGCCAATCGCTGTCGTTGAACGGCGGATTGGCCAACACATAGTCGGCCTTGAGATCGGGATGTTTGTCATCGTGCAGCGTATCTCCGTGGCCGATCTGCGCATCGATGCCACGGATGGCCAGATTCATCTTGGCCAGACGCCACGTGGTGTAGTTGCTCTCCTGTCCGTAAATGGAGATGTCGTCGAGTTTGCCCGCGTGGGCTTCGATGAACTTCTCGCTCTGCACGAACATGCCACCGGAGCCGCAGCAGGGGT contains these protein-coding regions:
- a CDS encoding replication initiator protein A; translation: MSLAARRRPAARGVILDRSLEELPLFRLSDSADDVPVSFTTENGGRWRVIPAPGDRLPGTFDQDVYVELLHRYHEAGAPADGAITFTLHAFLRSMGRRADGRTYEQLRAALSRLERTTLESIGAYWSAQSAHADTSFTVLSTVSVQRRRVADREQLHLFGNLAAGEPGDARVTLSGTLRANLAARHVVTISAARYHALSSPVARRLYRILEVARADGRLSWRIPLERLAEQLPLTQRYPSHLQRVLQPAHEMLLSAGLVRDIAIRQYDRQWHVDYVLGSRPRDES
- a CDS encoding threonine ammonia-lyase, producing the protein MTYTPETVPFPSLEDIRAARERLGNRVITTPVRRIFDDALSAEVGATTGVWLKEELFQHTGSFKPRGALTVMAELTPEARERGVTGVSAGNHAISLAYSARQLGTTAKVVMPRTANPYRIQLFRDLGGIAELVDTIHIAFERVEEIIADEGRTQVHPFEGPLTALGTATVGLEFMEQMAEVNTALDAIIVASGGGGLTGGIACAVKQWRPTTKVYVVEPEGADSLYRSFQAGSPQTIEAVRTIADSLGSPRSEPYSYALNKRFIDDIVLVSDDQIRDGMRTLFRSAKLVVEPAGAAAMAALRFPLREQLAGQQVGVVVCGGNTDIATYAKHLQP
- a CDS encoding peptidase E gives rise to the protein MKRRDFVSTSFGAAGAIASGALIPSFSPAHAAEPLPMTDIASNAPRATRKILIAGGGFRTKFIGYMAQLTGKSRPRICFLPTASADAPETSIGFFQACAPLNVEPFVQNVFIESLSQTQGWDEVLLSADAIVCSGGNTLNQQAIWKAQGIDVVLREAWDRGIVLGGASAGSLCWFEEGTTDSRPKALSIVKCLGFLKGSHSPHYDAEAGRRPLYHKLIGSGEMKPGYACDNDAGIYFEDNAVKRVVHTRADAKVYYVSVENGKVTEKVMQPEML
- a CDS encoding SDR family NAD(P)-dependent oxidoreductase, whose translation is MPNATKFPNALVVITGAGRPSQLGETLAAHFAATGFSLALIGRTLDEAQARTAELTASPSGQRFTAHAADLASPAAAESVAAEVLLAHKTSRVHAVVCVAGGFGATGPLDEADPDAWHQQFAINVDTAFATTRAFLPALREAKGSLVYFGSASALPGGSPKGLAAYAAAKSGVLALMRTVALDEKAHGVRANAVAPTAIRTATNLADMGDKTFYVERESVADVVAFLVSPAARNITGQVITLA
- a CDS encoding restriction endonuclease, producing the protein MPTHDLNYNCMPGFWMVRAGEGGYLAKEFVEKECVAVGFDGVGSFEQLTTLGAFKGRLLGVYPDDSPGKRAGAAGVGHKFRTLVQRGDRILTYDPDTRLYHLGRVEGDYEYRPGFVSDYSHVRRVKWDRQILRDTLSSGVRNTLGSTLTLFEPGDAILQEMLRSGVSAETPAVLDEEDRGDETTIYLEQLSRSHEFIADRVNRLSPHEMEQLLAALLRTMGFKARVTLPGPDRGRDVVASPDGLGLQSPRIFCEVKHRKGSIGAPEVRSFTSTLRGDDRGLFLSTGGFTREAKYEGDRSHVPVTLVDLEELVRLVVEHYEQFDTVGRALIPLDRVY